Proteins from a genomic interval of Providencia stuartii:
- the pncB gene encoding nicotinate phosphoribosyltransferase, which produces MNLDATPIITSLLDTDAYKLHMQQAVFHHYSQVPVVAEFRCRSREILGTYANEIRQQVQLMAHLSLTNEEVNYLSGLPFFKDDYLAWLKNFRFKPEQVDITLADDGQLAIRISGPWCEVIMWEVPLLALISEIVQRDRHPQITREDAVSQLKKLLTVFYAQAAENHIDLSHFKLMDFGTRRRFSYDVQSAIVSMLKDEFPYLVGTSNYKLAHELGLAPVGTQAHEWFQAHQQISPELANSQRAALQSWLDEYPDQLGIALTDCITMDAFLRDFDDNFAKRYQGLRHDSGDPIEWGEKAIAHYEKLGIDPMTKTLVFSDSLDLQKSLELYRYFHKRINLVFGIGTRLTCNIPGVVPLNIVIKLVECNGKPVAKLSDSPGKTICEDDEFVNQLRKAFDLPKMEKAC; this is translated from the coding sequence ATGAATTTAGACGCTACCCCCATTATTACATCACTGCTTGACACTGATGCTTATAAGCTTCATATGCAGCAGGCCGTATTTCACCATTACAGCCAAGTTCCGGTTGTTGCCGAGTTCCGCTGTCGTAGCCGTGAAATTTTAGGTACTTATGCGAATGAAATCCGCCAGCAAGTCCAATTGATGGCCCATCTTTCACTAACTAATGAAGAAGTTAATTATTTAAGTGGTCTTCCTTTTTTCAAAGACGACTATCTTGCTTGGTTAAAAAACTTCCGTTTTAAGCCAGAACAAGTGGACATTACCCTTGCAGATGATGGGCAGCTCGCTATCCGTATTAGCGGCCCATGGTGCGAAGTCATTATGTGGGAAGTCCCACTGCTTGCTTTGATCAGTGAAATTGTTCAACGCGATAGACACCCACAGATTACCCGCGAGGATGCGGTGAGTCAGTTAAAAAAATTACTGACCGTCTTTTATGCCCAAGCGGCCGAAAATCATATCGACCTTAGCCATTTTAAATTAATGGATTTCGGCACCCGTCGCCGTTTTTCCTATGATGTACAATCCGCTATCGTTTCCATGCTCAAAGATGAGTTTCCTTATCTTGTCGGCACCAGTAACTATAAATTGGCTCATGAATTAGGATTAGCCCCTGTTGGTACGCAAGCTCATGAGTGGTTTCAAGCTCATCAACAAATCAGCCCTGAACTCGCAAATAGCCAACGAGCCGCATTGCAAAGCTGGCTCGATGAATACCCCGATCAACTCGGTATTGCTTTAACAGACTGTATTACGATGGATGCTTTTTTGCGTGATTTCGATGATAATTTTGCGAAGCGCTACCAAGGACTACGTCATGATTCGGGTGACCCTATCGAATGGGGTGAAAAAGCCATCGCACACTATGAAAAATTAGGCATTGATCCAATGACGAAAACATTAGTGTTTTCTGATAGCTTAGACCTGCAAAAATCATTGGAGCTGTATCGTTATTTCCATAAGCGTATTAATCTGGTATTTGGGATCGGTACAAGGCTCACGTGCAATATTCCCGGAGTCGTTCCTTTAAATATCGTCATCAAATTGGTTGAATGTAATGGCAAGCCTGTCGCAAAACTGTCTGATAGTCCAGGCAAAACCATTTGTGAAGATGATGAGTTCGTTAATCAACTGCGTAAAGCTTTCGACCTACCGAAAATGGAAAAAGCCTGTTAA